The genomic stretch ATCGCCTAGCTGCTCGTGCAACCGCGCGAGCGCTCTATGCGACCGAATTTTCAGCGTCTCGTTATCGGCGAGCTTAAGCGCCTGTTCAAGGAACGACTGCGCCTTCCCCCACAACTGCTGATGCAGACACAACCGCCCTAGCGCGAACAGCAGATCAGCGTCCTCGGGACGCTCCTTCCGCCACGCCTCCGCCTTTTGGATCAGCGGCAACGCATCGCCACCCGTCGTATCGGGATAACGGCGCAACAACCGGGCATCCCAGTTCTGCGCAAGCGCTTCCTCGACGATCTTGCGCGCTTCCTGAGGGCGATTGAGCGCAACCAGCAATTCCGCCGCCAAATCCGCGAGACGCGGCGAATGCCGCTCGGTCGGCGTCAGCGAGTGCCACAGTTCGAGCAGCGCATCGGCATTGTGACGGCGGTCTCGCAGCAGGTTCTCGGCCGCCAGCTGACGCAGACGCACAGCCACGGCGGGATGAATCGCCTCGCGCTTTTCGAGCGTCCTGACGAGCTTCAACACCTCGCCCCAATTCTTCAGCTGTTGCTGCGCACGCAACGCAATCTGCTGCGCGTGAATGCGCCGGCCGCCCTGCGATTGCATTTCCGTCAGCGCGAGCAGCGCGCCGTCGGCATCACGACCATCTGCACGCATGTCGGCCGTCGCCATCAGCCGCGCGTCCTGCCAGTCGGCCGCATCGATCTGCGCGAGATATTCGTCGCGGCGCGTGTACTCGTGCATCCGGTGCGCGGCGTTCGCGGCAATCAGCCCCGCCGCACCCTTGTTGTCGGGGTTGGCCAGCGAATCGCGGGCTGCCTTCTCGGCGCGCGAGAAACGGCCCGCGTACAGATTGCCGATCGCATCGCGCAAGGCCGCGTGCGCCTTCGCGACGCGCTGGCGCGCACGGTACGCGGCGACGCGCTGCGGCATGCGCCAGATGTTGCGCACGATGCGCAACAACGCGTAGATCACGATGAATGCGA from Paraburkholderia phymatum STM815 encodes the following:
- a CDS encoding heme biosynthesis protein HemY, with amino-acid sequence MALRGLLWLAFLFAIAVVLAIVGRFDTGQVLLVYPPYRVDISLNLFIVGIIVAFIVIYALLRIVRNIWRMPQRVAAYRARQRVAKAHAALRDAIGNLYAGRFSRAEKAARDSLANPDNKGAAGLIAANAAHRMHEYTRRDEYLAQIDAADWQDARLMATADMRADGRDADGALLALTEMQSQGGRRIHAQQIALRAQQQLKNWGEVLKLVRTLEKREAIHPAVAVRLRQLAAENLLRDRRHNADALLELWHSLTPTERHSPRLADLAAELLVALNRPQEARKIVEEALAQNWDARLLRRYPDTTGGDALPLIQKAEAWRKERPEDADLLFALGRLCLHQQLWGKAQSFLEQALKLADNETLKIRSHRALARLHEQLGDVSKAGAHYRESALAMNIV